In Nocardioides sp. zg-1228, a single window of DNA contains:
- the prcA gene encoding proteasome subunit alpha, whose translation MSMPFYVSPEQLMKDRADFARKGIARGRSVIAVQYADGVLFVSENPSQALHKVSEIYDRIAFAAVGRYNEFENLRIAGVRLADMRGYAYDRRDVTGRGLANAYAQTLGTIFSSGGEKPYEVEIFVAEIGDAPEDDQLYRLTYDGQVADEHGYAVMGGAADVVASHLAEHYVAGASLEDVLRVAVAALGHSDTEDRVIPADALEVAALDRTRTQPRKFLRVRASRITEILGGRGAEQADEAAPEDAVAGAGPRQSGEDDPADPTDQVSGAIAPLEDPVTAEPPVAPPVAPPVAPPTTPPPSPAPGQPPAPGTPPPPTEPGDI comes from the coding sequence ATGAGCATGCCGTTCTACGTCTCGCCCGAGCAGCTGATGAAGGACCGGGCCGACTTCGCCCGCAAGGGCATCGCCCGCGGGCGCTCGGTCATCGCGGTCCAGTACGCCGACGGCGTGCTGTTCGTCTCGGAGAACCCGTCGCAGGCGCTGCACAAGGTCAGCGAGATCTACGACCGGATCGCCTTCGCCGCGGTCGGGCGCTACAACGAGTTCGAGAACCTGCGCATCGCCGGCGTACGCCTCGCCGACATGCGTGGCTACGCCTACGACCGCCGCGACGTCACCGGCCGCGGGCTGGCCAACGCCTACGCCCAGACGCTCGGCACGATCTTCTCCTCCGGCGGCGAGAAGCCGTACGAGGTCGAGATCTTCGTCGCCGAGATCGGCGACGCGCCCGAGGACGACCAGCTCTACCGGCTCACCTACGACGGCCAGGTGGCCGACGAGCACGGCTACGCCGTGATGGGTGGTGCCGCCGACGTCGTGGCGAGCCACCTGGCCGAGCACTACGTCGCCGGCGCCTCGCTCGAGGACGTCCTCCGCGTGGCGGTGGCGGCGTTGGGGCACAGCGACACCGAGGACCGGGTGATCCCCGCCGACGCCCTCGAGGTCGCCGCGCTCGACCGCACCCGCACCCAGCCGCGCAAGTTCCTGCGCGTGCGAGCCTCCCGCATCACCGAGATCCTCGGCGGACGCGGAGCGGAGCAGGCCGACGAGGCCGCCCCCGAGGACGCCGTCGCCGGGGCCGGTCCCCGCCAGTCCGGCGAGGACGACCCGGCCGACCCGACCGACCAGGTCTCGGGAGCCATCGCGCCCCTGGAGGACCCGGTCACGGCCGAGCCGCCCGTGGCGCCTCCCGTCGCTCCTCCGGTCGCGCCTCCGACGACCCCGCCGCCGTCTCCGGCCCCCGGTCAGCCGCCGGCCCCGGGCACCCCTCCGCCGCCCACCGAGCCGGGCGATATCTGA
- a CDS encoding FKBP-type peptidyl-prolyl cis-trans isomerase, with amino-acid sequence MSRVRSAALSGVLALSMLGLAACGSESSDTDEGGAPLSSVTIEGKQGEEPKVTFDGRLDGSKDETEVLVEGDGDEVADGDTVQANWWIGNGFTEEEAQSTWTKGGGTKSVEMADDVLPFLREAIIGNQVGDRVVLLTSAEKAFGEGGRPDIGIGNRDAVLAVVDILGTAETVPPLDGPQGEKKKPAGWAPSLVEKDGVITGLDFTTAHEPSGELIATTLVKGDGAKVKAGQTLTVDYLGQVYGADAPFDESYSGEPAEFPIGVGQVIPGWDERLVGRTVGSRVIIEIPPAKGYGGKGNDQAGIKGTDTLFFVVDILAAS; translated from the coding sequence GTGTCTCGTGTACGTTCCGCTGCCCTCAGCGGTGTCCTCGCCCTCAGCATGCTCGGACTGGCCGCGTGCGGCTCGGAGTCCAGCGACACCGACGAGGGTGGCGCGCCGCTCAGCTCGGTGACCATCGAGGGCAAGCAGGGCGAGGAGCCCAAGGTGACCTTCGACGGGCGCCTCGACGGCTCGAAGGACGAGACCGAGGTCCTCGTCGAGGGAGACGGCGACGAGGTCGCCGACGGCGACACCGTGCAGGCCAACTGGTGGATCGGCAACGGCTTCACCGAGGAGGAGGCGCAGAGCACCTGGACCAAGGGCGGCGGGACCAAGTCGGTGGAGATGGCCGACGACGTGCTGCCGTTCCTGCGGGAGGCCATCATCGGCAACCAGGTGGGCGACCGCGTGGTGCTGCTGACCTCGGCCGAGAAGGCGTTCGGCGAGGGCGGCCGCCCCGACATCGGCATCGGCAACCGCGACGCCGTGCTGGCGGTCGTCGACATCCTCGGCACGGCCGAGACCGTGCCGCCCCTCGACGGCCCCCAGGGCGAGAAGAAGAAGCCCGCGGGCTGGGCGCCGAGCCTCGTCGAGAAGGACGGCGTGATCACCGGCCTCGACTTCACGACGGCTCACGAGCCCAGCGGCGAGCTGATCGCCACCACGCTCGTCAAGGGCGACGGCGCCAAGGTGAAGGCGGGGCAGACCCTGACCGTCGACTACCTCGGCCAGGTCTACGGGGCCGACGCGCCCTTCGACGAGTCCTACAGCGGCGAGCCGGCCGAGTTCCCCATCGGCGTCGGGCAGGTCATCCCGGGCTGGGACGAGCGGCTGGTCGGACGCACCGTCGGCTCGCGGGTGATCATCGAGATCCCGCCGGCCAAGGGCTACGGTGGCAAGGGCAACGACCAGGCCGGCATCAAGGGCACCGACACCCTGTTCTTCGTCGTCGACATCCTGGCCGCCTCCTGA
- a CDS encoding DEAD/DEAH box helicase: MSEHDDQSTPAERYAAFRRDKPYPMLKDFAGLYGFELDDFQVRACREIEDGRGVLVAAPTGSGKTIVGEFAIHLALQTGRKAFYTTPIKALSNQKYHDLVKRYGAANVGLLTGDNVVNGEAPVVVMTTEVLRNMLYAGSRTLLNLGFVVMDEVHYLADRMRGAVWEEVIIHLPESVTLVSLSATVSNAEEFGEWLETVRGETTTIVEEKRPVPLFQHVMVGRRLLDLFASSDVDASAGFVKEGAPVNDELTRIARDDWASSRLMRDRRSPRKGRPGSSKNPRAVGNGRRVWIPSRVDVVERLDREGLLPAIVFIFSRAGCDAAVTQLVQANIRLTTAAERDEIFARVEEASRTLPEEDLHVLGYHEFLDGLTRGVAAHHAGLLPAFKQVVEELFQDGLVKVVFATETLALGINMPARTVVIEKLSKWNGETHAELTPGEYTQLTGRAGRRGLDIEGHGVVLYQPGMNPGEVAGLASTRTYPLRSSFRPSYNMAVNLVHQFGRARSRELLEQSFAQFQADKAVVGLARQVHKAEEALDGYREAATCHLGDFMEYAGLRRRISDLEKGAARERRLDRREEAMKSLGKLRPGDVIHVPAGKFSGLAVVIDPGHSGDEPRPYVVTADRQARRLAPMDFPTPVEAIGRLRIPKSFNGRNPAMRRDLATALRAKAHGLDAPGARRTRQRDSFSDTPTDREIGRLRAELKAHPCHQCPEREDHARWAERWYKLERDTETLKRRVDNRTNTVARTFDRVCDVLTALDYLEGDTVTEKGSHLRRLYTDMDLVAAEAIRAGLFDDLAPSELAAVLSALVFEARRADDASSPKMPGGQVRPVLAELVRVWGQLDALERDHRLDFLREPDLGFAWAAWRWAEGDDLDDVLMVTGLSAGDFVRWMKQLLDLCGQVADAAGERELRETARATARLLKRGVIAYSVLAD; the protein is encoded by the coding sequence ATGAGCGAGCACGACGACCAGTCCACCCCGGCGGAGCGCTACGCCGCGTTCCGTCGCGACAAGCCCTACCCGATGCTCAAGGACTTCGCCGGCCTCTACGGCTTCGAGCTCGACGACTTCCAGGTGCGTGCCTGCCGCGAGATCGAGGACGGGCGCGGAGTGCTCGTCGCGGCCCCGACCGGCTCGGGCAAGACGATCGTCGGCGAGTTCGCCATCCACCTCGCCCTGCAGACCGGGCGCAAGGCGTTCTACACCACGCCCATCAAGGCGCTGTCCAACCAGAAGTACCACGACCTGGTCAAGCGCTACGGCGCCGCCAACGTCGGCCTGCTGACCGGCGACAACGTCGTCAACGGCGAGGCACCCGTGGTCGTGATGACCACCGAGGTGCTGCGCAACATGCTCTACGCCGGCTCGCGCACGCTGCTCAACCTCGGCTTCGTCGTGATGGACGAGGTCCACTACCTCGCCGACCGGATGCGCGGCGCGGTGTGGGAGGAGGTGATCATCCACCTGCCCGAGTCGGTGACGCTGGTGTCGCTGTCGGCGACGGTGTCCAACGCCGAGGAGTTCGGCGAGTGGCTGGAGACCGTGCGCGGCGAGACCACCACCATCGTGGAGGAGAAGCGGCCGGTGCCGCTGTTCCAGCACGTCATGGTGGGGCGCCGCCTGCTCGACCTGTTCGCCTCCTCCGACGTCGACGCGAGCGCCGGGTTCGTCAAGGAGGGGGCCCCGGTCAACGACGAGCTCACCCGCATCGCACGCGACGACTGGGCCAGCTCCCGGTTGATGCGCGACCGGCGCTCGCCCCGCAAGGGCAGGCCCGGCTCGTCGAAGAACCCCCGTGCCGTCGGCAACGGCCGCCGGGTGTGGATCCCGAGCCGCGTCGACGTCGTCGAGCGCCTCGACCGCGAGGGCCTGCTCCCGGCGATCGTCTTCATCTTCAGCCGGGCCGGCTGCGACGCCGCCGTCACCCAGCTCGTGCAGGCCAACATCCGGCTCACGACGGCGGCCGAGCGCGACGAGATCTTCGCGCGGGTCGAGGAGGCCTCGCGCACCCTGCCCGAGGAGGACCTCCACGTCCTGGGCTACCACGAGTTCCTCGACGGCCTCACCCGCGGCGTCGCCGCCCACCACGCCGGGCTGCTGCCGGCGTTCAAGCAGGTCGTCGAGGAGCTGTTCCAGGACGGCCTGGTCAAGGTCGTCTTCGCCACCGAGACGCTGGCGCTCGGCATCAACATGCCCGCGCGCACGGTCGTGATCGAGAAGCTCTCGAAGTGGAACGGCGAGACCCACGCCGAGCTGACCCCGGGGGAGTACACCCAGCTGACCGGGCGGGCCGGTCGTCGCGGGCTCGACATCGAGGGACACGGCGTCGTGCTCTACCAGCCCGGGATGAACCCGGGCGAGGTCGCCGGGCTCGCCTCCACCCGCACCTACCCGCTGCGCTCCTCGTTCCGCCCGTCCTACAACATGGCCGTCAACCTGGTGCACCAGTTCGGCCGCGCGCGCTCACGTGAGCTGCTCGAGCAGTCGTTCGCCCAGTTCCAGGCCGACAAGGCCGTCGTCGGTCTGGCCCGGCAGGTGCACAAGGCGGAGGAGGCCCTCGACGGCTACCGCGAGGCGGCGACGTGCCACCTCGGCGACTTCATGGAGTACGCCGGCCTGCGCCGCCGGATCTCCGACCTCGAGAAGGGCGCCGCGCGCGAGCGCCGCCTCGACCGGCGCGAGGAGGCGATGAAGTCCCTCGGCAAGCTGCGGCCCGGCGACGTGATCCACGTGCCGGCGGGCAAGTTCAGCGGGCTCGCCGTGGTGATCGACCCGGGCCACTCCGGCGACGAGCCCCGCCCCTACGTCGTCACCGCCGACCGACAGGCCCGGCGACTCGCGCCGATGGACTTCCCGACCCCGGTCGAGGCGATCGGGCGCCTGCGGATCCCCAAGTCGTTCAACGGCCGCAACCCCGCCATGCGGCGCGACCTCGCCACCGCGCTGCGCGCCAAGGCCCACGGCCTCGACGCCCCCGGCGCGCGCCGCACCCGTCAGCGCGACTCGTTCAGCGACACCCCCACCGACCGGGAGATCGGCCGGCTGCGCGCGGAGCTGAAGGCCCACCCGTGCCACCAGTGCCCCGAGCGCGAGGACCACGCCCGCTGGGCCGAGCGCTGGTACAAGCTCGAGCGTGACACCGAGACGCTCAAGCGCCGCGTCGACAACCGCACCAACACCGTCGCGCGCACCTTCGACCGGGTGTGCGACGTGCTGACGGCGCTCGACTACCTTGAGGGCGACACGGTCACCGAGAAGGGCTCGCACCTGCGGCGCCTCTACACCGACATGGACCTCGTCGCCGCCGAGGCGATCCGGGCCGGGCTCTTCGACGACCTCGCACCGTCGGAGCTGGCGGCGGTGCTCTCGGCGCTGGTCTTCGAGGCGCGCCGCGCCGACGACGCCTCCTCGCCGAAGATGCCCGGCGGGCAGGTGCGGCCGGTGCTGGCCGAGCTCGTGCGCGTCTGGGGCCAGCTCGACGCGCTGGAGCGCGACCACCGCCTCGACTTCCTCCGCGAGCCCGACCTCGGGTTCGCGTGGGCGGCGTGGCGCTGGGCCGAGGGCGACGACCTCGACGACGTGCTGATGGTGACCGGGCTGTCGGCCGGCGACTTCGTCCGCTGGATGAAGCAGCTCCTCGACCTCTGCGGCCAGGTGGCCGACGCGGCGGGCGAGCGTGAGCTGCGCGAGACGGCCCGCGCGACGGCCCGCCTGCTCAAGCGCGGTGTGATCGCCTACAGCGTCCTGGCCGACTGA
- the tatA gene encoding twin-arginine translocase TatA/TatE family subunit: protein MFNPMIGMPQGLEWLVILAIVVLVFGAAKLPDLARSSGQALRIFKTETKGLRDDDTDKTPEQREIEARAKAADAARDQTHGQSHDQTLDRAPRGDASGEVLRERRDDTTA, encoded by the coding sequence ATGTTCAACCCGATGATCGGCATGCCGCAGGGTCTCGAGTGGCTCGTGATCCTGGCGATCGTGGTGCTCGTGTTCGGTGCCGCCAAGCTGCCCGACCTCGCCCGCAGCTCCGGACAGGCGCTCCGCATCTTCAAGACGGAGACCAAGGGCCTGCGCGACGACGACACCGACAAGACGCCCGAGCAGCGCGAGATCGAGGCGCGCGCCAAGGCCGCCGACGCCGCCCGCGACCAGACCCACGGCCAGTCCCACGACCAGACCCTCGACCGTGCGCCCCGGGGTGACGCGTCGGGTGAGGTGCTCCGCGAGCGGCGCGACGACACCACCGCCTGA
- the tatC gene encoding twin-arginine translocase subunit TatC, which produces MRIAGLVGLFKGPPKDAVGPDGRMALADHFREFRARLLRCLLVFVLALAVALVFRHFLIDLVYGPYEDAQAKLPEGTTTATTSGAGAGLLLWLTLCGFAAAIVTAPYWLYQIWAFVLPGLYEQERRMSRIFVAVAGPLFLAGIVLGYVTLPVALEVLIGFNPEGVTNLIDFNDYLQFFTRTLFVFGLAFNIPVFVVLLNFAGVVKGSALKAYRPWIVIGTFIFAAVATPSADPFTMTLMAVPMVLLFFASEAIARFNDRRRERRAPNAGLAPDELSPL; this is translated from the coding sequence GTGAGGATCGCCGGTCTCGTCGGCCTGTTCAAGGGGCCGCCGAAGGACGCCGTGGGCCCCGACGGCCGGATGGCGCTCGCCGACCACTTCCGCGAGTTCCGGGCCCGGCTGCTGCGGTGCCTGCTCGTCTTCGTGCTGGCACTGGCCGTGGCGCTGGTGTTCCGGCACTTCCTGATCGACCTCGTCTACGGCCCCTACGAGGACGCGCAGGCCAAGCTCCCCGAGGGCACCACCACCGCGACCACCAGCGGCGCCGGAGCCGGCCTGCTGCTCTGGCTGACCCTGTGCGGGTTCGCCGCCGCCATCGTGACCGCGCCCTACTGGCTCTACCAGATCTGGGCGTTCGTCCTCCCCGGGCTCTACGAGCAGGAGCGGCGGATGAGCCGCATCTTCGTGGCGGTCGCCGGGCCCCTCTTCCTCGCCGGCATCGTCCTGGGCTACGTGACGCTGCCCGTGGCGCTCGAGGTGCTCATCGGCTTCAACCCCGAGGGCGTCACCAACCTCATCGACTTCAACGACTACCTGCAGTTCTTCACCCGCACCCTGTTCGTGTTCGGGCTGGCGTTCAACATCCCCGTGTTCGTGGTGCTCCTCAACTTCGCGGGCGTCGTCAAGGGCTCCGCCCTCAAGGCCTACCGGCCGTGGATCGTCATCGGCACCTTCATCTTCGCCGCCGTCGCGACGCCCTCGGCCGACCCCTTCACCATGACGCTGATGGCGGTGCCGATGGTGCTGCTGTTCTTCGCCTCCGAGGCGATCGCCCGGTTCAACGACCGGCGACGCGAGCGGCGCGCGCCCAACGCGGGCCTCGCGCCGGACGAGCTGTCACCCCTCTGA
- a CDS encoding WYL domain-containing protein translates to MTAQAGDTAPDQVARLLALVPYLLARGEVRLEDAAAHFGTDAEQIERDLRLLFMTGLSPGLPGDLIEVDLDALEGDRVIRVDNADYLARPVRFSPAEATSLVVALRTMVDTAPAEARELIERTLAKLEEAAGQDDEGLLRLHVAPTPLERSAVVPVLESAISHGHQVEITYHVPSRDQESQRVVDPRGLARVEDLLYLDAWCHTAGGDRAFRVDRIVAATELDSPVADPGARARDLTGGWFTDAETTTVTLRLAPPARWVAEYYPVTGRRPGPDGTLDVDLEVASEEWAKSLLLRLAPHATLLAPTAWAEAFTAAARAALRLYAHDGVDSD, encoded by the coding sequence ATGACCGCGCAGGCCGGAGACACCGCGCCCGACCAGGTCGCGCGCCTGCTCGCGCTGGTGCCCTACCTGCTCGCCCGCGGCGAGGTGCGCCTCGAGGACGCCGCGGCGCACTTCGGCACCGACGCCGAGCAGATCGAGCGTGATCTGCGGCTGCTGTTCATGACCGGGCTCTCCCCGGGGCTGCCCGGCGACCTGATCGAGGTGGACCTCGACGCGCTCGAGGGCGACCGGGTCATCCGCGTCGACAACGCCGACTACCTCGCCCGTCCGGTGCGCTTCTCGCCCGCCGAGGCCACCTCGCTCGTCGTCGCGCTCCGCACCATGGTCGACACCGCCCCGGCCGAGGCCCGCGAGCTCATCGAGCGCACCCTCGCCAAGCTGGAGGAGGCGGCGGGCCAGGACGACGAGGGCCTCCTGCGCCTCCACGTCGCCCCCACCCCGCTCGAGCGCAGCGCCGTGGTGCCGGTCCTGGAGTCGGCCATCTCCCACGGCCACCAGGTCGAGATCACCTACCACGTGCCGTCGCGCGACCAGGAGTCCCAGCGGGTCGTCGACCCGCGCGGCCTCGCCCGCGTCGAGGACCTGCTCTACCTCGACGCCTGGTGCCACACGGCCGGCGGCGACCGGGCGTTCCGGGTCGACCGCATCGTGGCCGCCACCGAGCTCGACAGCCCCGTCGCCGACCCCGGGGCGCGCGCCCGCGACCTCACCGGCGGCTGGTTCACCGACGCCGAGACCACCACCGTGACGCTGCGCCTGGCGCCCCCCGCGCGGTGGGTGGCCGAGTACTACCCGGTGACGGGGCGCCGTCCCGGCCCGGACGGCACGCTCGACGTCGACCTGGAGGTCGCCAGCGAGGAGTGGGCCAAGTCGCTGCTGCTGCGGCTGGCGCCCCACGCCACCCTGCTCGCGCCGACGGCCTGGGCCGAGGCGTTCACGGCGGCCGCCCGGGCGGCGCTCCGCCTCTACGCGCACGACGGCGTAGACTCCGACTGA
- a CDS encoding WYL domain-containing protein codes for MNLHILLLGAKRFIGKDAIREACYPEHPRGPAGDEAFERAFERDKDALRQIGAVIEVGSADAFFDDEIGYRIPTEQTSLPEIRFESDEAAVLGLAAQVWQQATLAKATGRALAKLKGQGVEIDPSRLEVVAPAITADEPAFEPLWDATGKRRQVSFPYQRADETEPTTRRVQPWGLVRSSGRWYVVGFDVDRGAERVFRLSRIVGPVRASGRSGAYDVPAGTDVREVARRLSPSVPSVRAEIRVRQGTGVGLRRRAESVTPLADRPGWDAVVVEGTVPELSDEVLTCGADAVAEAPQSLRDEVVARLRAVAGAGEDR; via the coding sequence ATGAACCTGCACATCCTGCTGCTCGGAGCCAAGCGCTTCATCGGCAAGGACGCGATCCGCGAGGCGTGCTATCCCGAGCACCCCCGCGGGCCGGCCGGCGACGAGGCGTTCGAACGGGCCTTCGAGCGCGACAAGGACGCGCTGCGCCAGATCGGCGCGGTCATCGAGGTCGGCAGCGCGGACGCGTTCTTCGACGACGAGATCGGCTACCGCATCCCCACCGAGCAGACGTCGCTCCCCGAGATCCGCTTCGAGTCCGACGAGGCCGCCGTGCTGGGCCTCGCCGCGCAGGTCTGGCAGCAGGCGACGCTGGCCAAGGCGACCGGCCGCGCCCTGGCCAAGCTGAAGGGACAGGGCGTCGAGATCGACCCCTCGCGCCTCGAGGTCGTCGCTCCCGCCATCACCGCCGACGAGCCGGCGTTCGAGCCGCTGTGGGACGCGACCGGCAAGCGCCGACAGGTCAGCTTCCCCTACCAGCGCGCCGACGAGACCGAGCCGACCACCCGCCGCGTCCAGCCGTGGGGCCTGGTGCGGTCGTCGGGCCGCTGGTACGTCGTCGGCTTCGACGTCGACCGCGGCGCCGAGCGCGTCTTCCGGCTCTCGCGCATCGTCGGCCCGGTCCGGGCCAGCGGCCGGTCCGGGGCGTACGACGTCCCCGCGGGCACCGACGTCCGTGAGGTCGCGCGGCGGCTCTCGCCGTCGGTGCCTTCGGTCCGCGCGGAGATCCGGGTGCGCCAGGGCACGGGTGTCGGGCTGCGCCGGCGCGCGGAGTCGGTCACCCCGCTCGCGGACCGTCCCGGCTGGGACGCCGTGGTGGTCGAGGGCACGGTGCCCGAGCTGTCCGACGAGGTGCTCACCTGCGGCGCCGACGCGGTCGCCGAGGCGCCGCAGTCGCTGCGCGACGAGGTCGTCGCCCGGCTGCGCGCCGTGGCCGGAGCGGGGGAGGACCGATGA
- the pafA gene encoding Pup--protein ligase has protein sequence MDRRIFGIENEYGVTCTFKGQRRLSPDEVARYLFRKVVSWGRSSNVFLRNGARLYLDVGSHPEYATPECDDIVDLVTHDKAGERILEGLLLDAEQRLHEEGIAGDIYLFKNNTDSAGNSYGCHENYLVGRAGEFSRLADILIPFLVTRQIVVGAGKVVMTPRGASYSVSQRAEHIWEGVSSATTRSRPIINTRDEPHADAERFRRLHVIVGDSNMSETTTLLKVASCDLVLRMIEEGVVMRDLSMENPIRAIREISHDTTGRRKVRLANGREASALEIQAEYLSKARDFVDRRQISTPTIERALDLWERGLKAVESDDLGLVDREIDWVIKLKLIERYRAKHGLSLGDARIAQLDLAYHDIHRGRGLYYLLEKRGAVARVSSDLKIFEAKSVPPQNTRARLRGEFIRRAQERRRDFTVDWVHLKLNDQAQRTVLCKDPFKAYDERVQRLIDGM, from the coding sequence ATGGACCGGCGCATCTTCGGCATCGAGAACGAGTACGGCGTCACGTGCACGTTCAAGGGGCAGCGCCGGCTGAGCCCCGACGAGGTGGCCCGCTACCTCTTCCGCAAGGTCGTGAGCTGGGGACGCTCGTCCAACGTCTTCCTGCGCAACGGCGCCCGCCTCTACCTCGACGTCGGCAGCCACCCGGAGTACGCCACTCCCGAGTGCGACGACATCGTCGACCTCGTCACGCACGACAAGGCGGGGGAGCGGATCCTCGAGGGCCTGCTCCTCGACGCCGAGCAGCGCCTCCACGAGGAGGGCATCGCGGGCGACATCTACCTGTTCAAGAACAACACCGACTCCGCCGGCAACTCCTACGGCTGCCACGAGAACTACCTGGTCGGCCGCGCCGGCGAGTTCAGCCGACTGGCCGACATCCTGATCCCGTTCCTGGTGACGCGCCAGATCGTGGTCGGCGCCGGCAAGGTCGTGATGACCCCGCGCGGCGCGTCCTACAGCGTGAGCCAGCGCGCGGAGCACATCTGGGAGGGCGTCAGCAGCGCCACGACGCGCAGCCGCCCGATCATCAACACCCGCGACGAGCCGCACGCCGACGCCGAGCGGTTCCGCCGCCTGCACGTGATCGTCGGCGACTCCAACATGAGCGAGACGACCACCCTGCTCAAGGTCGCCTCCTGCGACCTCGTGCTCCGGATGATCGAGGAGGGGGTGGTGATGCGCGACCTCAGCATGGAGAACCCCATCCGCGCCATCCGCGAGATCAGCCACGACACCACCGGGCGCCGCAAGGTCCGCCTCGCCAACGGTCGCGAGGCGAGCGCGCTGGAGATCCAGGCCGAATACCTGTCCAAGGCCCGCGACTTCGTCGACCGCCGTCAGATCTCCACCCCCACGATCGAGCGGGCGCTCGACCTGTGGGAGCGCGGCCTCAAGGCCGTCGAGTCCGACGACCTGGGCCTGGTGGACCGCGAGATCGACTGGGTCATCAAGCTCAAGCTGATCGAGCGCTACCGCGCCAAGCACGGGCTCTCGCTGGGCGACGCCCGGATCGCGCAGCTCGACCTCGCCTACCACGACATCCACCGAGGCCGGGGCCTCTACTACCTGCTGGAGAAGCGCGGGGCCGTCGCCCGGGTCAGCAGCGACCTCAAGATCTTCGAGGCCAAGAGCGTGCCGCCGCAGAACACCCGCGCCCGGCTGCGCGGCGAGTTCATCCGCCGCGCGCAGGAGCGCCGCCGCGACTTCACCGTCGACTGGGTGCACCTCAAGCTCAACGACCAGGCCCAGCGCACCGTGCTCTGCAAGGACCCGTTCAAGGCCTACGACGAGCGCGTCCAGCGGCTGATCGACGGCATGTGA
- a CDS encoding diacylglycerol kinase, whose translation MLHPAAPEHQVRGREIALLTNPTAGGGRGARHRDVALARLREAGFVVRNLQGRDADEAADLASACVADGVEALVLCGGDGLVHLGLQAVAGTGVPLGLIPSGTGNDVARYLGLPRTDPAAAADRVIASRRRTIDLARSGDRWFVTVLAAGFDAIVNERANAMTWPRGQMRYNLATLAELRTFRPIPYVLQLDNDTVEHEAMLVAVGNGPSFGGGMRITEGALLDDGLLDVVVITRMSKTKLVRSYPRLFTGKVHGVAEYVHRRVRSVTVAAPGIVSYADGERFGPLPLTIDCVPGALEVIA comes from the coding sequence ATGCTCCACCCCGCGGCTCCCGAGCACCAGGTGCGAGGGCGCGAGATCGCCCTGCTGACCAACCCGACGGCCGGCGGCGGCCGCGGAGCCCGGCACCGCGACGTCGCGCTGGCCCGGCTCCGCGAGGCCGGGTTCGTGGTGCGCAACCTCCAGGGCCGCGACGCTGACGAGGCGGCCGACCTGGCCAGCGCCTGCGTCGCCGACGGTGTCGAGGCGCTCGTGCTGTGCGGCGGTGACGGGCTGGTCCACCTCGGCCTGCAGGCCGTGGCCGGCACCGGCGTACCCCTCGGCCTGATCCCGAGCGGCACCGGCAACGACGTCGCGCGCTACCTCGGCCTCCCGCGCACCGACCCGGCAGCGGCCGCCGATCGGGTGATCGCCTCGCGGCGACGCACCATCGACCTCGCCCGCAGCGGCGACCGCTGGTTCGTCACGGTGCTCGCCGCCGGGTTCGACGCGATCGTCAACGAGCGCGCCAACGCGATGACGTGGCCGCGCGGGCAGATGCGCTACAACCTCGCCACCCTCGCCGAGCTACGCACGTTCCGGCCGATTCCCTACGTGCTGCAGCTCGACAACGACACCGTCGAGCACGAGGCGATGCTCGTCGCGGTGGGCAACGGTCCGTCGTTCGGGGGCGGGATGCGCATCACCGAGGGCGCGCTGCTCGACGACGGGCTGCTCGACGTCGTCGTGATCACCCGGATGAGCAAGACCAAGCTGGTGCGCTCCTACCCGCGGCTGTTCACCGGCAAGGTCCACGGCGTCGCCGAGTACGTCCACCGCCGGGTGCGCTCGGTGACGGTCGCGGCGCCCGGCATCGTGTCGTACGCCGACGGCGAGCGCTTCGGCCCACTGCCCCTGACCATCGACTGCGTCCCCGGCGCCCTGGAGGTGATCGCATGA